ATTTCCCAAGCTGTTTTGTTACAAATGCGAATAACTTAAATATAAAAGAGAAAGTTATCCACTTATGCACACATACAGTTTTTGAAACTGTGGATAATTAAAAGTTACACACAAACTTATACTATTTTTAGCAACATATTCACAGCTATTTGACATATAGAGAACTGAAAAAGTATAATTGTGTGGATAAGTCGTCCAACTCATGATTTTATAAGGATTTATTTATTGATTTTTACATGAAAATCACTGTGCATAACTGATAAACATAAATAAGTTATCCACCGATTGTTATTAACTTGTGGATAATTATTAACATGGTGTGTTTAAAAGTTATCCACGGCTGTTATTTTTGTGTATAACTTAAAAATTTAAGAAAGATGGAGTAAATTTATGTCGGAAAAAGAAATTTGGGAAAAAGTGCTTGAAATTGCTCAAGAAAAATTATCAGCTGTAAGTTACTCAACTTTCCTAAAAGATACCGAGCTTTACACGATTAAAGATAGTGAAGCTATCGTATTATCGAGTATTCCTTTTAATGCAAATTGGTTAAATCAACAATATGCAGAAATTATCCAAGCTATATTATTTGATGTTGTTGGATATGAAGTGAAACCTCATTTTATTACTACTGAAGAATTAGCAAACTATAGTAATAAAGATGGTTCTACGGTAAAGGAAACACCAAAATCTTCTACAGAAACAACTGAAGATAATCATGTGCTTGGTAGAGAGCAATTCAATGCCCATAACACATTTGACACATTTGTAATCGGACCTGGTAACCGCTTCCCACATGCAGCAAGTTTAGCCGTTGCCGAAGCACCAGCAAAAGCGTATAATCCATTATTTATATATGGAGGTGTTGGTTTAGGAAAAACCCATTTAATGCATGCCATTGGTCATCATGTTTTAGATAATAATCCAGATGCCAAAGTGATTTACACATCAAGTGAAAAATTCACAAACGAATTTATCAAATCGATTCGTGATAACGAGGGTGAAGCTTTCAGAGAAAGATATCGTAATATCGACGTCTTATTAATCGATGATATTCAGTTCATTCAAAATAAAGTTCAAACGCAAGAAGAATTTTTCTATACTTTTAATGAATTACATCAGAATAACAAGCAAATCGTTATTTCGAGTGATCGACCACCAAAAGAGATTGCACAATTAGAAGATCGATTACGTTCACGCTTTGAATGGGGGCTAATTGTTGATATTACGCCACCAGATTACGAAACTCGAATGGCAATTTTGCAGAAGAAAATTGAAGAAGAAAAATTAGATATTCCACCAGAAGCTTTAAATTATATAGCAAATCAAATTCAATCTAATATTCGTGAATTAGAAGGCGCATTAACACGTTTACTTGCATATTCACAATTATTAGGGAAACCAATTACTACTGAATTAACTGCTGAAGCTTTAAAAGATATTATTCAAGCACCAAAATCTAAGAAAATTACAATTCAAGATATTCAAAAGGTTGTAGGTCAGTACTATAATGTTAGAATTGAAGATTTCAGTGCTAAAAAACGTACAAAGTCAATCGCATATCCGCGTCAAATAGCTATGTACTTATCTAGAGAGCTTACTGATTTTTCATTACCTAAAATTGGTGAAGAATTTGGCGGGCGTGATCACACAACTGTAATCCATGCTCATGAAAAGATATCTAAAGATTTAAAAGAAGATCCTATTTTTAAACAAGAAGTAGAGAATCTTGAAAAAGAAATAAGAAATATTTAAGTAGAAGGTATATGGGAAATAAAATCTGTTATATAACAGTAATATATAGAAGCTATCTTTTCGTTTATATTTAATAAATGAAATAGTAAGATGGTTAAAATCTATTTTGTGGATAATGTTTAAAAGTAATACACACCATACACAAGTTATCAACATGTGTATAACTTTGCAATTTCAGTGTTTTTAAGACTTATCCACTAATCCACAGCACCTACTACTATTACTAAGAACTTAAAACCTATATAATTATATATAAACGACTGGAAGGAGTTTAAATTAATGATGGAATTCACTATTAAAAGAGATTATTTTATTACACAATTAAATGACACATTAAAAGCAATATCACCAAGAACAACATTACCAATTTTAACTGGTATCAAAATCGATGCAAAAGAACATGAAGTGATACTAACTGGTTCAGACTCTGAAATTTCAATCGAAATCACTATTCCTAAAACTGTTGATGGTGAAGATATTGTCAACATTTCAGAAACGGGTTCAGTTGTGTTACCTGGACGATTCTTTGTCGATATTATAAAGAAATTACCTGGTAAAGATGTTAAATTATCTACAAATGAGCAATTCCAAACATTAATTACATCAGGTCATTCTGAATTTAATTTAAGTGGCTTAGATCCAGATCAATATCCATTATTACCACAAGTTTCTAGAGATGATGCAATTCAATTATCAGTAAAAGTACTTAAAAACGTGATAGCACAAACGAATTTTGCAGTGTCCACCTCAGAAACACGCCCTGTATTGACTGGTGTGAACTGGCTTATACAAGAAAATGAATTAATATGCACAGCAACTGACTCACACCGCTTGGCTGTAAGAAAATTACAATTAGAAGATGTTTCTGAAAATAAAAATGTCATCATTCCAGGTAAAGCTTTAGCTGAATTAAATAAAATTATGTCTGATAGTGAAGAAGACATTGATATATTCTTTGCTTCAAATCAAGTTTTATTTAAAGTAGGGAATGTAAACTTTATTTCTCGATTATTAGAAGGACACTATCCTGATACAACACGTTTATTCCCAGAAAACTATGAAATTAAGTTAAGCATAGATAATGGCGAGTTTTATCATGCAATTGATCGTGCATCATTATTAGCACGTGAAGGTGGCAATAACGTTATTAAACTAAGCACTGGTGACGAAGTAGTTGAACTTTCATCTACATCACCAGAAATTGGTACTGTTAAAGAAGAAGTTGATGCAAATGATGTTGAAGGCGGGAACTTAAAAATTTCTTTCAACTCTAAATATATGATGGACGCTTTAAAAGCAATTGATAATGATGAAGTTGAGGTTGAATTCTTTGGTACAATGAAGCCATTCATTTTAAAACCAAAAGGTGACGACTCAGTAACACAATTAATTTTACCAATCAGAACATACTAAAAAACAAACAATCATAAAGGATGACGTGATTATTTAAAACGTCATCCTTTATTTTTTTGAACAAGATTAAAATAAAAGGTCTAGAAATAAAGGTGACAGCATTTTAAATGGTAAATAAAAAGCTTGAATGAAAATTGTGATAGAAATGTCATGATTTAAATAATTGCGCTTAAATGCCCCTTAAATTTAAAATTTTAAATTGCTAACAGATAGATTGAAAATGATAGTAAGACTTGGTTGAAAAGGACTTCGAAATACAATTTAAAGACATTAAGAAAAATAATGAATAATTTATTCATATGTAAACGGTTTTTCCCTCTCTTTTAAATGAAATTTGTGACAAAAAAAGGTATAATATATTAATGACATACAAAGAAATGGAGTGATTATTTTGGTTCAAGAAGTTGTAGTAGAAGGCGACATCAATTTAGGTCAATTTCTAAAAACAGAAGGGATTATTGAGTCCGGTGGTCAAGCAAAATGGTTCTTGCAAGACGTTGAAGTATTAATTAATGGAGTGCGTGAAACACGTCGCGGTAAAAAGTTAGAACATCAAGATCGTATAGATATCCCAGAGTTACCTGAAGATGCTGGTTCTTTCTTAATCATTCATCAAGGTGAACAATGAAATTAAATACACTCCAATTAGAAAACTATCGTAACTATGATGAGGTTACGTTGAAGTGTCATCCTGATGTGAATATCCTCATTGGAGAAAATGCACAAGGAAAGACAAATTTACTTGAATCAATTTATACCTTAGCTTTAGCAAAAAGTCATAGAACGAGTAATGATAAGGAACTCATACGTTTTAATGCTGATTATGCTAAAATAGAAGGTGAGCTTAGTTATAGACACGGCACGATGCCATTAACAATGTTTATAACTAAAAAAGGTAAACAAGTCAAAGTGAATCACTTAGAGCAAAGTCGACTAACACAATATATTGGACACCTCAATGTGGTTCTATTTGCGCCAGAAGATTTGAATATTGTAAAAGGCTCTCCTCAAATAAGACGACGCTTTATAGATATGGAGTTGGGCCAAATTTCTGCTGTTTACTTAAATGATTTAGCTCAATACCAACGTATTTTAAAGCAAAAGAATAATTACTTAAAGCAGTTACAATTAGGCCAAAAAAAGGACTTAACAATGTTAGAAGTATTAAATCAGCAGTTTGCTGAATATGCATTGAAAGTAACTGATAAACGTGCGCATTTTATTCAAGAGCTAGAATCATTAGCGAAACCCATTCATGCTGGGATTACAAATGATAGGGAAACGTTGTCATTGAATTATTTACCTAGTCTTAAATTCGATTATGCTCAAAGTGAAGCGGCACGTCTTGAAGAAATTATGTCTATTCTAAGTGATAACATGCAAAGAGAAAAAGAGCGTGGAATTAGCTTATTTGGACCACATCGAGATGATATTAGTTTTGATGTAAATGGCATGGATGCACAAACCTATGGTTCTCAAGGTCAGCAACGTACAACGGCATTGTCCATTAAACTAGCTGAAATTGAATTAATGAATATCGAAGTTGGGGAATACCCCATCTTATTATTAGACGATGTACTTAGTGAATTAGATGATTCACGTCAAACGCATTTATTAAGTACAATTCAGCATAAAGTACAAACATTTGTCACTACGACATCTGTTGATGGTATTGATCATGAAATTATGAATAACGCTAAATTGTATCGTATTAATCAAGGTGAAATTATAAAGTAACAGAAAGCGATGGTGACTGCATTGTCAGATGTAAACAACACGGATAATTATGGTGCTGGGCAAATACAAGTATTAGAAGGTTTAGAAGCAGTACGTAAAAGACCAGGTATGTATATTGGTTCAACTTCAGAAAGAGGTTTGCACCATTTAGTATGGGAAATCGTTGATAACAGTATCGACGAAGCATTAGCTGGTTATGCAAACCAAATTGAAGTCGTTATTGAAAAAGATAACTGGATTAAAGTAACAGATAACGGACGTGGTATCCCTGTTGATATTCAAGAAAAAATGGGGCGTCCAGCAGTTGAAGTTATTTTAACAGTATTACATGCTGGTGGTAAATTCGGCGGTGGCGGATACAAAGTATCTGGTGGTTTACACGGTGTTGGTTCATCAGTAGTAAACGCGCTGTCACAAGATTTAGAAGTATATGTACACAGAAATGAGACAATCTATCATCAAGCATACAAAAAAGGTGTACCTCAATTTGATTTAAAAGAAGTTGGTACAATTGATAAAACAGGTACTGTCATTCGTTTTAAAGCAGATGGAGAAATCTTCACAGAGACAACAGTATATAATTATGAAACGTTACAGCAACGTATTAGAGAGCTTGCTTTCTTAAATAAAGGTATTCAAATTACGTTAAGAGATGAACGTGATGAAGACAATATTCGAGAAGACTCCTATCACTATGAGGGTGGTATTAAATCGTACGTTGAATTATTAAATGAAAAGAAAGAACCAATTCATGACGAACCAATTTATATACATCAATCTAAAGATGATATTGAAGTGGAAATTGCGATTCAATACAACTCTGGATATGCTACGAATCTGTTAACTTACGCAAATAATATTCATACGTATGAAGGTGGTACGCATGAAGATGGATTTAAGCGTGCATTAACACGTGTTTTAAATAGTTACGGTTTAAGTAGCAAGATTATGAAAGAAGACAAAGATAGACTTTCTGGTGAAGATACACGTGAAGGTATGACAGCAATTATATCTATTAAACATGGAGATCCTCAGTTTGAAGGTCAAACAAAAACGAAATTAGGTAACTCTGAAGTACGTCAAGTTGTAGATAAATTGTTCTCTGAGCACTTTGAACGATTTTTATACGAAAATCCACAAGTAGCACGTACGATTGTTGAAAAAGGTATTATGGCTGCACGTGCACGTGTTGCTGCGAAAAAAGCACGTGAAGTAACACGTCGTAAGTCAGCATTAGACGTTGCGAGTTTACCAGGTAAATTAGCAGATTGTTCTAGTAAAAGTCCTGAAGAATGTGAAATCTTCTTAGTCGAGGGTGACTCTGCCGGGGGGTCTACAAAATCCGGTCGTGACTCTAGAACGCAAGCCATTCTTCCGTTGCGAGGAAAGATATTGAATGTTGAGAAGGCAAGATTAGATAGAATTTTAAATAACAATGAAATTCGTCAAATGATTACAGCATTCGGTACAGGTATCGGTGGCGATTTTGATTTAGCAAAAGCACGCTACCATAAAATCGTAATTATGACCGATGCGGATGTCGATGGTGCGCATATTAGAACATTGTTACTTACATTCTTCTATCGATTTATGAGACCGTTAATCGAAGCAGGTTATGTGTACATCGCGCAACCACCGTTATATAAATTAACACAAGGTAAACAAAAGTATTATGTTTACAATGATAGGGAACTTGAAAAACTTAAATCTGAATTAAACCCAACACCAAAATGGTCAATTGCACGTTACAAAGGTCTTGGAGAAATGAATGCAGATCAATTATGGGAAACAACTATGAATCCTGAACACCGTGCATTATTACAAGTGAAGCTTGAAGATGCGATTGAAGCGGACCAAACATTTGAAATGTTAATGGGTGACGTTGTAGAAAACCGTAGACAATTTATAGAAGATAATGCAGTTTATGCAAACTTAGACTTCTAAGCGCTGTGAACTGAACTTTTGAAGGAGGATCTCTTGATGGCTGAATTACCTCAATCAAGAATAAATGAACGAAATATTACCAGTGAAATGCGTGAATCATTTTTAGATTATGCGATGAGTGTTATTGTTGCTCGTGCATTGCCAGATGTTCGTGACGGTTTAAAACCAGTACATCGTCGTATACTTTATGGATTGAATGAACAAGGTATGACACCGGATAAATCATATAAAAAATCAGCGCGTATCGTTGGTGACGTAATGGGTAAATATCACCCTCATGGTGACTCATCTATTTATGAAGCAATGGTACGTATGGCTCAAGATTTTAGTTATCGTTATCCGCTTGTTGATGGTCAAGGTAACTTTGGTTCAATGGATGGAGACGGTGCAGCAGCAATGCGTTATACTGAGGCACGT
This is a stretch of genomic DNA from Staphylococcus roterodami. It encodes these proteins:
- the dnaA gene encoding chromosomal replication initiator protein DnaA, which encodes MSEKEIWEKVLEIAQEKLSAVSYSTFLKDTELYTIKDSEAIVLSSIPFNANWLNQQYAEIIQAILFDVVGYEVKPHFITTEELANYSNKDGSTVKETPKSSTETTEDNHVLGREQFNAHNTFDTFVIGPGNRFPHAASLAVAEAPAKAYNPLFIYGGVGLGKTHLMHAIGHHVLDNNPDAKVIYTSSEKFTNEFIKSIRDNEGEAFRERYRNIDVLLIDDIQFIQNKVQTQEEFFYTFNELHQNNKQIVISSDRPPKEIAQLEDRLRSRFEWGLIVDITPPDYETRMAILQKKIEEEKLDIPPEALNYIANQIQSNIRELEGALTRLLAYSQLLGKPITTELTAEALKDIIQAPKSKKITIQDIQKVVGQYYNVRIEDFSAKKRTKSIAYPRQIAMYLSRELTDFSLPKIGEEFGGRDHTTVIHAHEKISKDLKEDPIFKQEVENLEKEIRNI
- the dnaN gene encoding DNA polymerase III subunit beta — protein: MMEFTIKRDYFITQLNDTLKAISPRTTLPILTGIKIDAKEHEVILTGSDSEISIEITIPKTVDGEDIVNISETGSVVLPGRFFVDIIKKLPGKDVKLSTNEQFQTLITSGHSEFNLSGLDPDQYPLLPQVSRDDAIQLSVKVLKNVIAQTNFAVSTSETRPVLTGVNWLIQENELICTATDSHRLAVRKLQLEDVSENKNVIIPGKALAELNKIMSDSEEDIDIFFASNQVLFKVGNVNFISRLLEGHYPDTTRLFPENYEIKLSIDNGEFYHAIDRASLLAREGGNNVIKLSTGDEVVELSSTSPEIGTVKEEVDANDVEGGNLKISFNSKYMMDALKAIDNDEVEVEFFGTMKPFILKPKGDDSVTQLILPIRTY
- the yaaA gene encoding S4 domain-containing protein YaaA produces the protein MIILVQEVVVEGDINLGQFLKTEGIIESGGQAKWFLQDVEVLINGVRETRRGKKLEHQDRIDIPELPEDAGSFLIIHQGEQ
- the recF gene encoding DNA replication/repair protein RecF; its protein translation is MKLNTLQLENYRNYDEVTLKCHPDVNILIGENAQGKTNLLESIYTLALAKSHRTSNDKELIRFNADYAKIEGELSYRHGTMPLTMFITKKGKQVKVNHLEQSRLTQYIGHLNVVLFAPEDLNIVKGSPQIRRRFIDMELGQISAVYLNDLAQYQRILKQKNNYLKQLQLGQKKDLTMLEVLNQQFAEYALKVTDKRAHFIQELESLAKPIHAGITNDRETLSLNYLPSLKFDYAQSEAARLEEIMSILSDNMQREKERGISLFGPHRDDISFDVNGMDAQTYGSQGQQRTTALSIKLAEIELMNIEVGEYPILLLDDVLSELDDSRQTHLLSTIQHKVQTFVTTTSVDGIDHEIMNNAKLYRINQGEIIK
- the gyrB gene encoding DNA topoisomerase (ATP-hydrolyzing) subunit B; protein product: MVTALSDVNNTDNYGAGQIQVLEGLEAVRKRPGMYIGSTSERGLHHLVWEIVDNSIDEALAGYANQIEVVIEKDNWIKVTDNGRGIPVDIQEKMGRPAVEVILTVLHAGGKFGGGGYKVSGGLHGVGSSVVNALSQDLEVYVHRNETIYHQAYKKGVPQFDLKEVGTIDKTGTVIRFKADGEIFTETTVYNYETLQQRIRELAFLNKGIQITLRDERDEDNIREDSYHYEGGIKSYVELLNEKKEPIHDEPIYIHQSKDDIEVEIAIQYNSGYATNLLTYANNIHTYEGGTHEDGFKRALTRVLNSYGLSSKIMKEDKDRLSGEDTREGMTAIISIKHGDPQFEGQTKTKLGNSEVRQVVDKLFSEHFERFLYENPQVARTIVEKGIMAARARVAAKKAREVTRRKSALDVASLPGKLADCSSKSPEECEIFLVEGDSAGGSTKSGRDSRTQAILPLRGKILNVEKARLDRILNNNEIRQMITAFGTGIGGDFDLAKARYHKIVIMTDADVDGAHIRTLLLTFFYRFMRPLIEAGYVYIAQPPLYKLTQGKQKYYVYNDRELEKLKSELNPTPKWSIARYKGLGEMNADQLWETTMNPEHRALLQVKLEDAIEADQTFEMLMGDVVENRRQFIEDNAVYANLDF